The Gordonia mangrovi genome includes the window ACGATCCGGAGGCGTTTGCCCGATTGCTCGACAGCCCCGATCGGGTGGTCGTGCAGGTCGAGGTGGTGCGGATTCCGGTGAGCCACGACTCGACCCGGCTGCCCGGGGACGGGCGCGGGGGACGCTGAGCCGACGCAACACTCGAAGCACCCCGGTGGTCACCGACCACCGGGGTTGTCTGCTCCTTGGCGCACTCCGGTGACCACGGACGTAGAGTCGGAGTCATGCAGGTGGTGGCGTCATGACACATCGCGACCGTGATACCGAGGGCCGCGCCCGCCAGGCGCGCCCGCGTGACCGGCTGGGACGACCGCTGCCCTACGGCGCCGAGGGCGTCGAGCCGATCCCCGAGGACGCGTTGCCTCCGCAACAGACCATCGAGCTCGCTCGCCGACTACTCGACGAGGGGCGGCCGTTTTCTGCGCACGAGGTGTTCGAGAACCGCTGGAAGGACTGCCCGGCCGATGAGCGTCCGCTGTGGCAGGGGCTGGCGCAGCTCTGCGTGGGTCTCACACATCACGAACGCGGCAACCCGACCGGGGCCAGGCGGCTGTACGCGCGGGGCGCCGAGCGCCTGACCGAATACGGTGCGACCGGGGGTCCCACCTTCGGACTGCACCTCGACGCCATCCGTAGCTGCGCGCACGAACGATTCGGGAGCTGATCACCCGCCCTGGCCGGCGCGCGGAGCCCCCAGGGTCCCCAACGCCTCGAGCAGCGCCGGCGGGATCGGCGTCTTCGCCCCGTCCGCGCCGCGGACCGCGTAGGTGATCGCACCGTGCGCGACGAGGTCCTCGCCACGGGTGAAGTCGAACCCCAGCACGTATGAGGTGTTGCCGAGCTTCTCCAGAACGACCGTGCACACCAGCTCAT containing:
- a CDS encoding DUF309 domain-containing protein — encoded protein: MTHRDRDTEGRARQARPRDRLGRPLPYGAEGVEPIPEDALPPQQTIELARRLLDEGRPFSAHEVFENRWKDCPADERPLWQGLAQLCVGLTHHERGNPTGARRLYARGAERLTEYGATGGPTFGLHLDAIRSCAHERFGS